In Bacteriovorax stolpii, a single genomic region encodes these proteins:
- a CDS encoding sensor histidine kinase, which yields MKTKTILIFFLVLLVLISAGLSGGLYLFNHEKNDALKNALILQQKNSLDLITEQVYGDLLIDNTMEVERKLNIMVEKKVIESFSLMKGEDQKDSSAFCQVIYFDKINKQGVWGNFCVKFSSEHLGVNTLDLKGVTTAVIFLLAFFLMIIVFIFRQVTKQSQKLHKGVESALLHPDKDIVGSDLWAPVLGHLREEVSRSKKAEEELLKRQIEEEKILIAHQVSHDIRSPLSVLRMALDEVSGVALEQRLMIENAIQRINDISDNLLQSFKKKSPKKELDEMALTPVLDQLVAEKKLQYKGREDITFNYHFPAELREVKIKIHRSDFQRLFSNIVNNAVEAMSSGGVIDIKVSKHFPLIVISITDQGAGIPKEILGKIGERGLTHGKDGSASGSGLGLSHAKEAMKSFGGQLVIESKEGKGTTINLSLPAVFSNEEEAPAFFDYVFIDNDKIMRLAWEQRARKNKVRLLSLSTLADFDEYLHQIDKEKTSIYIDSDLGEEQIPGEEFALKLHQRGYQKLFMASSHEIPEFYPWLKNSGKTCPF from the coding sequence ATGAAAACTAAAACAATCCTCATTTTTTTCCTGGTCTTATTGGTCTTAATCTCGGCCGGATTAAGTGGAGGGTTGTATCTTTTTAATCATGAAAAAAACGATGCTCTTAAAAATGCCCTCATACTTCAACAGAAAAATTCACTCGATTTAATCACTGAACAGGTTTATGGAGATCTTCTTATCGACAACACCATGGAAGTTGAAAGAAAACTTAATATCATGGTGGAAAAGAAAGTTATTGAAAGCTTCAGCCTGATGAAGGGTGAAGATCAAAAAGATTCTTCGGCCTTTTGTCAGGTCATCTATTTTGATAAAATTAATAAACAAGGCGTATGGGGAAATTTCTGCGTGAAGTTCTCTTCAGAGCATTTGGGAGTTAACACTCTTGATCTTAAGGGGGTGACGACTGCCGTGATTTTTCTATTGGCCTTTTTTCTGATGATAATTGTCTTTATTTTCCGCCAAGTGACTAAGCAAAGCCAAAAACTTCATAAAGGTGTTGAGTCTGCTTTATTGCATCCAGATAAGGACATTGTTGGTAGTGATTTATGGGCACCAGTCTTAGGGCACCTTCGCGAAGAAGTCTCCCGCAGTAAAAAAGCGGAGGAAGAACTTTTAAAGAGGCAGATCGAGGAAGAAAAAATTCTCATTGCTCATCAGGTTTCCCATGATATCCGCTCACCATTGAGCGTTTTAAGAATGGCCCTGGATGAAGTCAGTGGTGTCGCGCTTGAGCAGCGTCTGATGATTGAAAATGCGATTCAACGAATAAATGATATTAGCGACAATTTGCTTCAGTCTTTTAAGAAGAAATCGCCAAAAAAGGAACTTGATGAAATGGCATTAACGCCAGTCCTTGACCAATTAGTTGCCGAAAAAAAGCTTCAGTATAAAGGCCGTGAGGACATTACTTTTAACTATCATTTTCCGGCAGAGTTAAGAGAAGTAAAAATCAAAATTCATCGATCTGATTTTCAACGATTGTTTTCTAACATCGTTAACAATGCAGTCGAAGCTATGAGTTCTGGCGGAGTGATCGACATCAAAGTAAGTAAGCACTTTCCTTTAATCGTCATTTCTATCACTGATCAAGGTGCTGGCATTCCCAAAGAAATCTTAGGAAAAATCGGCGAGCGCGGTCTGACTCACGGGAAAGATGGGAGTGCTTCTGGATCGGGGCTTGGTCTTTCTCACGCCAAAGAGGCCATGAAGTCTTTTGGTGGGCAATTGGTCATTGAATCCAAGGAAGGCAAGGGGACCACAATAAATCTCTCTCTTCCTGCGGTCTTTAGTAACGAAGAAGAAGCGCCTGCTTTTTTTGATTATGTCTTTATCGACAACGATAAAATCATGCGCCTGGCATGGGAGCAGAGAGCGAGAAAAAATAAGGTGAGACTTCTGTCACTTTCAACCCTTGCTGATTTCGACGAATACCTTCATCAAATTGATAAAGAAAAAACATCCATCTATATAGACAGTGACCTGGGCGAAGAACAAATCCCAGGAGAAGAGTTTGCTTTAAAACTTCACCAAAGAGGTTACCAGAAACTTTTCATGGCCAGCAGCCATGAGATACCCGAATTCTACCCCTGGCTAAAAAACAGCGGGAAAACCTGCCCATTTTAA
- a CDS encoding carboxyl transferase domain-containing protein has protein sequence MDVIESSIDTNSADFKENKKYHQGLREELAEKLKTIKLGGGADSVKRHHDRKKFMPRERIEKILDPGSPFIELSSLAAYNLYEDDVPAAGMVTGIGRVHGVECLFVANDATVKGGTYFPMTVKKHLRAQEIALENNLPCIYLVDSGGAFLPKQDEVFPDRDHFGRIFYNQAQMSAKGIPQIAVVLGSCTAGGAYVPAMSDETVIVKNNGTIFLGGPPLVQAATGEIVTAEDLGGADVHTRISGVSDHLANDEEEAFIITRNIIENLNFKSPGKLQGLLEAKEVKEPLYSSEELYGIVPKDTRKPFDVREIIARLVDGSEFHEFKERYGNTLVTGFARIHGHQIGIVANNGILFSESAQKGAHFIELCGQRKIPLLFLQNITGFMVGRQYENEGIAKHGAKMVTAVSTVQVPKFTVIIGGSFGAGNYGMCGRAYSPRFLWMWPNSRISVMGGEQAAKVLSTVKQSGLKASGKKEMSPEELAAFEKPILDKYEVEGSPYYSSARLWDDGVIDPAQTRDILGLAIATSLNSGIGEAKFGVFRM, from the coding sequence ATGGACGTTATCGAGTCTAGCATAGACACCAATTCAGCCGATTTTAAAGAGAACAAAAAATACCACCAGGGCCTTCGTGAGGAGCTGGCGGAAAAATTAAAAACAATTAAACTTGGCGGTGGCGCTGATTCAGTTAAACGCCATCACGATAGAAAAAAATTCATGCCGAGGGAGCGCATTGAGAAGATCCTTGATCCGGGTTCTCCTTTCATCGAGCTTTCATCTCTGGCCGCTTACAATCTTTATGAAGACGATGTTCCAGCTGCAGGAATGGTAACAGGGATTGGTCGTGTTCACGGAGTTGAATGTTTGTTTGTTGCTAACGATGCGACTGTAAAAGGTGGTACGTATTTCCCAATGACGGTAAAAAAGCACTTACGCGCTCAAGAGATCGCTCTTGAAAATAATCTTCCATGTATTTACCTGGTAGACAGTGGTGGGGCTTTCCTTCCAAAGCAAGATGAAGTTTTCCCGGACAGAGATCACTTCGGTCGTATTTTTTACAATCAAGCACAGATGTCAGCAAAAGGGATTCCTCAGATTGCCGTTGTTCTTGGTTCATGTACAGCGGGTGGAGCTTACGTTCCGGCCATGAGTGATGAGACTGTTATCGTAAAAAATAACGGAACAATCTTTCTTGGTGGACCTCCGTTAGTTCAGGCAGCAACTGGTGAAATCGTTACTGCTGAAGATCTGGGGGGAGCAGACGTCCATACCAGAATCAGTGGTGTATCAGATCATCTGGCCAATGATGAAGAAGAAGCTTTCATCATCACCAGAAATATTATTGAAAACCTAAACTTCAAATCTCCTGGAAAGCTTCAGGGGCTCCTTGAAGCAAAAGAAGTGAAAGAGCCTCTTTACTCAAGCGAAGAGCTTTATGGGATTGTTCCAAAAGACACCAGAAAGCCTTTTGATGTCAGAGAGATCATTGCCCGTTTAGTTGATGGAAGTGAATTCCATGAATTCAAAGAACGCTACGGCAACACTCTGGTCACAGGATTTGCCCGCATCCACGGTCACCAGATCGGGATCGTCGCAAACAACGGGATTCTTTTTTCTGAGAGTGCTCAAAAAGGCGCGCACTTTATCGAGCTTTGCGGCCAAAGAAAAATTCCTCTGCTCTTTTTACAAAACATCACCGGCTTTATGGTTGGTCGCCAATATGAAAACGAAGGAATCGCTAAACACGGCGCCAAGATGGTAACGGCGGTATCAACAGTTCAGGTTCCAAAGTTCACAGTTATTATCGGTGGATCTTTTGGTGCCGGAAACTACGGTATGTGTGGGCGCGCTTACAGTCCACGTTTCTTATGGATGTGGCCGAACTCTCGTATCTCCGTCATGGGTGGCGAGCAGGCGGCAAAAGTTTTATCAACAGTAAAACAAAGCGGTCTAAAAGCTTCAGGGAAAAAAGAAATGTCTCCTGAGGAATTAGCAGCTTTTGAAAAACCAATCTTAGATAAGTACGAAGTAGAGGGAAGCCCTTACTACTCAAGTGCCCGCCTTTGGGATGACGGGGTTATCGACCCAGCTCAAACCAGAGATATTTTAGGATTAGCAATCGCCACTTCACTTAACTCTGGTATCGGGGAAGCGAAGTTTGGTGTCTTCAGAATGTAA
- a CDS encoding sigma-54-dependent transcriptional regulator, which translates to MLKMLMLKILVIDDDKLSRIKIKSHLADHHVVEASSYEEAVERLTQNFDLCFIDLNLDNTEVLLGLEILKITVQKGIYSVVMSSLHDEEIIEHAYELGCSDYYTKGTEKNSTADTLNRFLLSKNDYLENHFFKEIFPTKSKEQKSILKKIIPVIQTELPICLLGESGTGKTFLAREIHEQSKRPGPFVAVNCAALSEELLESELFGHAKGAFTGATTDSKGKLALANHGTLFLDEIGSMSKGLQAKLLKAIEEKSFYQVNSDKLIKSDFRIISATLDNLEEKIKSGEFRFDLFQRLCGLNVELLPLRERKEDILDLIKKELVQVSESGRKVVLSKEAKTILENHSWPGNIRELKRVFQLIAIDNKGLISKDDIEKHLEEKAFSLKGNLLVKNQMQMALTMGLPEFLEEIEKEVVNHALANNNHAIRKTLVQLKINQARLYKHIKSGKGELSEVH; encoded by the coding sequence ATGCTAAAAATGCTCATGCTTAAAATACTGGTGATCGACGACGATAAACTGTCGCGAATAAAAATTAAGTCCCATCTTGCTGACCACCATGTGGTGGAAGCTTCATCGTATGAAGAAGCGGTAGAAAGACTGACTCAAAATTTTGATTTATGCTTCATTGATCTTAATCTAGATAATACTGAAGTGTTACTAGGCCTTGAAATTTTAAAAATCACTGTTCAAAAAGGAATCTATAGCGTGGTTATGTCTTCATTGCATGATGAAGAAATTATTGAGCACGCCTACGAATTGGGCTGTAGTGATTATTACACCAAAGGAACAGAGAAAAACAGCACTGCCGATACTTTAAATCGCTTTCTTTTAAGCAAGAACGACTATCTGGAAAATCATTTCTTCAAAGAGATTTTCCCGACAAAATCAAAAGAACAAAAAAGCATCTTAAAGAAAATTATTCCGGTTATTCAGACTGAACTACCGATATGCCTTCTGGGAGAAAGTGGTACAGGAAAGACTTTCCTGGCCAGGGAAATCCATGAGCAGTCAAAGAGACCCGGTCCATTTGTTGCGGTAAACTGCGCGGCCTTGAGCGAAGAACTTCTGGAATCAGAACTTTTTGGGCATGCAAAAGGCGCCTTTACCGGAGCAACAACAGACTCTAAAGGAAAACTGGCCCTGGCCAACCATGGGACACTTTTTCTTGATGAGATCGGTTCAATGTCAAAAGGACTTCAGGCCAAACTTCTTAAGGCCATTGAAGAGAAGTCATTTTATCAGGTGAACTCAGATAAACTTATTAAATCAGATTTCAGGATTATTTCAGCAACGCTGGATAACCTGGAGGAAAAAATTAAATCAGGTGAATTCCGCTTTGACCTTTTCCAGCGCCTTTGTGGACTAAACGTCGAACTTCTGCCTCTGAGAGAAAGAAAAGAAGACATCCTGGATTTGATTAAAAAAGAACTTGTTCAAGTCTCGGAAAGTGGACGCAAGGTTGTTCTTTCAAAAGAGGCAAAAACAATTCTGGAAAACCACAGCTGGCCAGGAAATATCCGCGAGCTTAAGCGTGTCTTCCAGCTGATTGCGATTGATAACAAAGGCCTTATTTCAAAAGATGATATCGAAAAGCACTTAGAAGAAAAAGCTTTCTCGTTAAAAGGTAATCTATTGGTAAAAAATCAGATGCAGATGGCCCTGACAATGGGACTTCCTGAATTTTTAGAAGAGATTGAAAAAGAAGTTGTGAACCACGCCCTGGCCAACAACAATCACGCTATCAGAAAGACCCTGGTACAGTTAAAGATCAATCAGGCCAGGCTTTACAAGCATATCAAGTCAGGTAAAGGGGAATTGAGTGAAGTTCACTGA
- a CDS encoding YcaO-like family protein, with protein sequence MEDQVVSFFHSLKEKFPSINFEVIHNSFSKDLIHFVIRDENDRGFGGANSQMLAAQKAYSEFIERKAMGELNSMFGVAFKTSNGFAAHLSYEEAAESSRQEIIERDALLLSWHGKIAPYWVGEAELLPMLSEGNKNIYRAHLAHKLELRIGLIAMGEGIYTALGCVKMPNGGFYIDCKSGTSLASLFDSLVESLTFLSHYIVKGYTKKLKIKVIPEKPMDHFDYYMKQRSNLDWFFKGSQSVYEIPQGRIRTYDCHIDELLGIETNRVVCYSEGLDMQTYYCGKLSAESYNKTRFESIFGKSFTPNKQVHPLS encoded by the coding sequence ATGGAAGATCAAGTAGTCTCGTTTTTCCATTCACTAAAAGAGAAGTTTCCTTCAATCAACTTTGAAGTCATTCATAATTCTTTTTCTAAAGACCTGATTCATTTTGTTATAAGGGACGAAAACGACCGGGGATTTGGCGGTGCCAACTCTCAAATGCTTGCGGCCCAAAAGGCCTATTCAGAGTTTATTGAAAGAAAAGCAATGGGTGAACTCAACAGTATGTTTGGCGTCGCTTTTAAAACCTCTAACGGTTTTGCTGCTCATTTAAGCTATGAAGAGGCGGCCGAGAGTTCAAGACAAGAGATTATTGAAAGGGATGCTCTTCTTTTATCATGGCATGGAAAAATAGCTCCCTACTGGGTAGGAGAAGCAGAGCTTTTGCCAATGCTTTCTGAGGGAAATAAAAATATCTATCGTGCACATCTGGCCCATAAGCTTGAACTTAGGATTGGTCTCATTGCGATGGGCGAGGGAATCTATACGGCCTTAGGTTGTGTGAAAATGCCAAATGGAGGCTTTTATATTGATTGTAAAAGCGGAACTTCTTTGGCGAGTCTCTTTGACTCTCTGGTTGAGAGTCTGACTTTTCTTTCTCACTATATCGTCAAAGGATATACCAAAAAATTAAAAATCAAGGTGATCCCAGAAAAGCCTATGGATCATTTTGATTACTATATGAAACAAAGAAGCAACCTTGATTGGTTTTTTAAAGGAAGTCAGAGCGTGTATGAGATTCCTCAGGGGCGCATTCGTACTTACGACTGCCATATTGATGAGCTTTTGGGGATAGAGACCAACCGAGTGGTTTGTTACTCAGAGGGCCTCGACATGCAGACCTACTATTGTGGGAAGCTGAGTGCAGAATCCTATAATAAGACACGCTTTGAATCTATTTTTGGAAAATCGTTTACACCCAATAAGCAGGTTCATCCGCTGTCATGA
- a CDS encoding MBL fold metallo-hydrolase produces the protein MKESVSAVFTTNDQIFFIKRQNYLNVFPGYYATPGGKVDATDSEEALPHAIWPKHVKPQLLHALIREVREELNYDLVAAVENGDVVAIEDIGLAITPEFNPYRFKNYYIKIHLKAPKEFNLDPSEVEFGEWNTPKNLLERYHLGHMLAVPPAVVLLKTFEKNPLHNTPIEMTLPHDPEIEVPMIESIYGVRQFLPLSHTFPPANRTNSFIIGDDDAVKYLIDPSPRDEVELKKFLKSVNKIGFDRILITHHHPDHYEFSRDIALEYKVPMEMSQFTYAIIGAEYFKGIEVVIRKEGDILTKSLGHDVIVYEVPGHDEGQLAIAPRNLSWFLAGDLIQTIGTVVIGGPEGDMKKYFNSLMRVIDLNPKNIIPSHGIIIGGTHKISETLKHRQERENQIKELLKMGRNLQEILDVVYVGLKPELLPYALKTIEAHITKINNENN, from the coding sequence ATGAAAGAATCAGTATCCGCCGTATTTACCACCAATGACCAAATCTTTTTTATTAAGAGACAAAACTATCTCAATGTCTTTCCTGGTTATTATGCAACTCCAGGGGGAAAGGTTGATGCCACAGACAGTGAAGAGGCCCTGCCTCATGCAATCTGGCCCAAGCATGTTAAGCCTCAGCTTCTGCACGCGCTTATTCGCGAAGTAAGAGAAGAATTAAATTACGATTTAGTGGCGGCCGTTGAAAATGGGGATGTCGTTGCAATAGAAGATATCGGTCTGGCGATTACTCCAGAATTTAATCCGTACCGATTTAAAAATTATTATATCAAGATACATCTTAAAGCACCTAAAGAGTTTAACCTCGACCCAAGTGAAGTGGAGTTTGGAGAGTGGAATACGCCAAAAAACTTGCTTGAGCGCTACCATCTGGGGCATATGCTTGCCGTTCCACCTGCAGTTGTGCTTTTAAAAACATTTGAAAAAAATCCTCTGCACAATACGCCGATTGAAATGACTCTTCCTCATGACCCGGAAATAGAAGTGCCGATGATTGAGTCGATTTATGGAGTCAGACAATTTCTTCCTCTCTCGCATACATTCCCTCCGGCCAATCGCACGAACTCTTTTATTATCGGCGATGACGATGCCGTAAAATATTTAATTGATCCTTCTCCTCGTGACGAAGTGGAACTTAAGAAGTTTTTAAAGTCAGTGAATAAAATTGGCTTTGACCGCATTCTTATTACTCATCACCATCCTGATCATTATGAATTCTCGCGCGACATCGCTCTAGAATACAAAGTGCCAATGGAGATGAGCCAGTTTACTTATGCGATTATCGGTGCTGAGTACTTTAAAGGTATTGAAGTCGTTATTAGAAAAGAAGGTGACATTCTGACAAAAAGTTTAGGTCACGATGTCATCGTTTATGAAGTTCCTGGACATGATGAAGGACAGCTGGCGATTGCACCAAGAAACTTAAGCTGGTTTTTAGCTGGAGATTTAATTCAGACAATCGGAACGGTGGTTATTGGTGGACCTGAAGGGGATATGAAGAAATACTTCAACTCTCTTATGCGCGTAATTGATTTAAATCCAAAAAATATCATCCCAAGTCACGGGATCATTATTGGTGGGACTCATAAAATTTCTGAAACGCTTAAGCACAGGCAAGAGCGCGAGAATCAAATCAAAGAACTTTTAAAGATGGGAAGAAATCTGCAGGAGATTCTCGATGTAGTGTATGTCGGGCTTAAACCTGAGCTTCTACCATATGCTTTAAAAACGATAGAAGCTCACATTACAAAAATTAATAACGAAAACAATTAA
- a CDS encoding ABC transporter substrate-binding protein: MTLLTNTEAKTLQVGMPHVPERLNHLEIHSLYEYVIFDDLLRPLVKFDTNGEISADLVLKWEIKEDYKKFIFTLKDNQTFSDGTPIIANDVVASLKYLNAGPDIVHGDGKKIKRVSLIDKGHFEIELFESDPFFLTELSSPEYRVAKLDSMEYKVTSGPYVVSEGSAKSGFTLKLNKKYPFPKTVKYDQVHFEGYNVEKPITDELLKKFDVIWPKSTIKKEELARIEKAGFSLYQMNLGFSFWFALNPKNLSLSERESISERVTKYWKGSTFFAENNLIPSSQLFLPYGPGRMNEAEIEAISSKKHASVEIKRTLSVLLPKSVQKEIENSLNAIGAKTKIEYYENFSEYATMIKAKDYDIVFVNNDLSSIDLRSSLIVTFNPSRPLVFVDEKNKQFNELLKSIKTEQNTSLRYQGIKKLGQKVLEDALVVPLYYKMGVVLTKKGIDLSDWNKAGAETFSWKIK, encoded by the coding sequence ATGACTCTTTTAACGAACACAGAGGCCAAAACTCTTCAAGTGGGAATGCCTCATGTTCCAGAGCGCTTGAACCATCTTGAGATTCACTCGCTTTATGAGTATGTGATATTTGATGACTTGCTAAGACCGCTGGTGAAGTTTGATACTAACGGTGAAATTTCGGCTGACCTGGTTTTGAAGTGGGAGATTAAAGAAGATTACAAAAAATTTATCTTCACACTAAAAGACAATCAAACATTCTCAGATGGAACACCTATCATCGCCAATGATGTGGTGGCGTCCTTAAAATACCTGAATGCCGGTCCGGACATTGTTCATGGAGATGGCAAAAAAATTAAAAGAGTGTCTCTGATTGATAAAGGGCATTTTGAAATTGAGCTTTTTGAGTCAGACCCTTTTTTCCTGACAGAACTTTCCTCTCCAGAGTACAGAGTGGCCAAGCTTGATAGCATGGAATACAAAGTAACTTCTGGCCCTTATGTTGTTTCAGAAGGTTCAGCAAAATCTGGTTTTACCCTTAAACTTAATAAGAAATACCCTTTCCCGAAAACGGTGAAGTATGATCAGGTTCACTTTGAAGGCTACAATGTAGAAAAGCCTATCACTGATGAGCTGTTAAAAAAGTTTGATGTCATCTGGCCTAAATCGACAATTAAAAAAGAAGAACTGGCCAGAATTGAGAAAGCTGGTTTTAGCCTTTATCAAATGAACCTGGGATTTTCTTTTTGGTTTGCTTTAAATCCAAAAAACTTATCCCTCTCTGAGCGCGAAAGTATTTCAGAACGCGTGACAAAGTATTGGAAGGGAAGCACTTTTTTTGCCGAAAACAATCTGATCCCTTCTTCTCAGCTCTTTTTACCATATGGTCCAGGGCGTATGAATGAAGCAGAAATAGAGGCCATTTCATCTAAAAAACATGCTAGCGTAGAAATCAAACGCACTCTTTCGGTGTTATTGCCTAAAAGTGTTCAAAAAGAAATTGAAAATTCGCTTAATGCTATTGGGGCAAAAACTAAAATCGAGTACTACGAAAATTTCTCTGAGTACGCGACAATGATCAAAGCAAAAGATTATGATATCGTGTTTGTAAACAATGACCTCTCATCAATCGATTTGCGCTCAAGTTTGATTGTTACATTCAATCCTTCGAGACCTCTGGTTTTTGTTGATGAAAAAAATAAGCAGTTTAATGAACTGCTAAAATCCATTAAAACAGAACAAAATACATCTCTTCGTTACCAGGGAATTAAAAAACTGGGACAGAAGGTTTTAGAAGACGCTCTTGTTGTTCCTCTCTATTATAAAATGGGTGTTGTCCTGACGAAAAAAGGCATCGACCTAAGCGACTGGAACAAGGCCGGGGCCGAAACATTCTCATGGAAGATCAAGTAG
- the acs gene encoding acetate--CoA ligase, translating to MSNLLSAEQSEYWSELAQTYVWKKKWDNLISGDFHKADVKWFNGAELNITENCLDRHLENRRNKKALIFEPNNPNEPSSFLTYGELHLSVCRFANLLKSKGIKKGDVVCFYMGMTPELMIGILACARIGAIHTVVFGGFSPLSLRGRLEDSKAKLIVTHDGAYRGDKLIQLKAMVDEAIEGLDSVETVLVVKRTNNEINMKGGRDYNYETVIKSAELYCPPTPVEAEHPLFILYTSGSTGKPKGLLHTTAGYMVHVGKSFKDVFQYKENDIFWCTADIGWITGHSYMTYGPLLNGATTVMFEGVPTFPTPARFWEVVEKHKVTHLYTAPTAIRSLEKFGHEIPDKFKMSSLKVLGSVGEPINEEAWHWYHKHVGKEKCPIVDTWWQTETGGILISPMAGLTKLKPAHATLPLPGIEPCLMDENGKEIKDLVASGNLCLKTPWPSLARTIYGDHERFIQTYFSTYPGYYFTGDGAKRDSDGYYRITGRVDDVINVSGHRIGTAEVEDAINEHPSVIESAVVGLPHPIKGQGLYAFVIPVDGVEDSEALEKEIRETVNKIIGPIAKPDLIQVVEGLPKTRSGKIMRRILRKIVENEIESIGDTSTLLNPEIVEKLIAGKKELNS from the coding sequence ATGTCTAATCTACTAAGTGCCGAACAATCCGAGTATTGGAGTGAGCTGGCCCAGACTTATGTCTGGAAGAAAAAGTGGGACAACCTTATTAGCGGAGATTTCCACAAGGCCGACGTGAAGTGGTTTAATGGCGCCGAACTCAACATCACAGAAAACTGCCTTGACCGCCATCTGGAAAATAGAAGAAATAAAAAAGCACTCATCTTCGAACCCAACAATCCAAATGAGCCTTCATCATTTTTAACTTACGGTGAACTTCATTTAAGTGTTTGTCGTTTTGCTAATCTTTTAAAGTCTAAAGGAATTAAAAAAGGCGACGTCGTTTGTTTCTACATGGGAATGACTCCTGAGTTGATGATCGGTATTTTAGCTTGTGCACGCATTGGTGCCATTCACACGGTAGTCTTTGGTGGATTCTCTCCTCTTTCGCTGAGAGGAAGACTGGAAGATTCAAAAGCAAAACTTATCGTCACTCACGACGGAGCTTACCGCGGGGATAAACTTATCCAGCTTAAGGCCATGGTCGATGAGGCGATCGAAGGACTAGACTCTGTAGAGACCGTTTTGGTTGTGAAGAGAACAAACAACGAAATCAACATGAAAGGTGGACGCGATTATAATTATGAAACAGTAATTAAGAGCGCTGAACTTTACTGCCCGCCAACTCCGGTTGAAGCAGAACATCCTCTTTTTATTCTTTATACGTCAGGATCAACAGGTAAACCAAAAGGACTTCTGCATACAACGGCAGGGTATATGGTTCACGTTGGGAAAAGTTTTAAAGATGTTTTCCAATACAAAGAAAACGATATCTTCTGGTGTACAGCAGATATTGGCTGGATCACTGGTCACAGTTATATGACTTACGGCCCGCTACTTAACGGTGCAACCACTGTTATGTTTGAGGGTGTTCCGACATTCCCAACTCCAGCACGTTTTTGGGAGGTTGTTGAAAAACACAAAGTCACTCACCTTTACACGGCCCCAACGGCCATCAGGTCGCTGGAAAAATTCGGGCATGAGATCCCGGATAAATTTAAAATGTCGTCGCTTAAAGTTTTGGGCTCTGTAGGTGAGCCGATCAACGAAGAAGCATGGCACTGGTATCACAAACACGTAGGAAAAGAAAAATGCCCGATCGTCGATACCTGGTGGCAAACAGAGACAGGAGGAATCCTGATTTCTCCAATGGCAGGCCTCACAAAATTAAAACCTGCCCACGCCACTCTTCCACTTCCAGGAATTGAGCCGTGCTTAATGGATGAAAATGGAAAAGAGATTAAAGATCTGGTGGCCAGCGGAAACCTGTGTTTAAAAACGCCATGGCCTTCACTTGCCAGAACAATTTACGGCGATCACGAAAGATTTATTCAAACTTATTTCTCTACTTATCCTGGATACTATTTTACAGGAGATGGCGCCAAGAGAGACAGCGACGGCTATTACCGCATCACTGGACGTGTAGATGACGTTATCAACGTTTCTGGACACAGAATCGGAACGGCAGAAGTTGAAGATGCCATCAATGAGCACCCATCAGTGATTGAAAGTGCAGTGGTTGGACTTCCTCACCCGATCAAAGGCCAGGGGCTCTACGCTTTTGTTATCCCGGTGGATGGGGTTGAAGATTCTGAAGCCCTGGAAAAAGAAATCCGTGAGACTGTTAATAAGATTATCGGGCCCATTGCTAAGCCGGATCTTATTCAGGTTGTAGAAGGTCTGCCAAAGACACGCTCTGGAAAAATCATGAGACGCATTTTAAGAAAGATCGTTGAAAACGAAATTGAAAGTATCGGCGATACTTCAACTCTTTTAAACCCAGAGATCGTTGAAAAACTGATCGCCGGGAAAAAAGAGCTGAATTCTTAA